One genomic region from Melioribacteraceae bacterium encodes:
- a CDS encoding outer membrane beta-barrel family protein has protein sequence MKLFLLITLFFISYPLFSQQNRENQNFKISGTVIDLNSSAPLEFTNIVLFSSTDSTQVSGTVTGRNGIFELNNIKSGNYFIRISFIGYDNYTADIKLSNNIDLGKIYLAPESIGINDVVVSGERAPISYEIDRKVINVGENFSASSGTAVDILENVPSVTVDIEGNVSLRGSSNFKVLIDGRPSILDPADALQQIPASSIENIEIITNPSAKYDPEGTSGIINVILKKSKNQGISGVFELNGGLKDKYGGEAITDYKGESFQANLGLNYNNRNFGGTQTERRWTNDGSKTSYYNSDGISSRGMENFGIRGSVSLDLGERRTLLLGSRYGTRSHFGNSSLDYTEWNSLNTSQLNLLNNSLDERSGTNFTIFANYNHPFERKGHQLTAEIDYRSGTSNEENIYRLLNGTDILNGQINLEEGPGKELEAKIDYTLPFESDARFEAGIDSELEFDVERTGMLNFDSASGSFIRDPLFDKDVSYNKQEIAIYSMYSDKLGKFGYQIGFRTEHTGRQIELNNQNQSFTIDKWDYFPSAHISYEIAPGHQMMTSYTKRINRPRGWELEPFETWTDAYSVRVGNPALLPEYIDSYEFGYQTLLGKSVLSAEAYYRITNNRIERIQSVYSDKVTRQSVDNIGQDYALGTELFFNFDPVNKWNVNLMANLYDYRIEGLLYGESFSRKSFNWNIRFNNTIKIGESTQIQFNANYNSPSVSAQGKREGFVYANIAVRQELLDNMLTATLQVRDLFGTAKYEYTNQSFDFYNYRYSHMESPVVMLNLRFNFNNYKSRDRENRNDDMPGAGEEF, from the coding sequence AATAATATTAAAAGTGGAAATTATTTTATACGCATCAGCTTTATAGGGTATGATAATTATACGGCGGATATTAAACTTTCGAATAATATAGATCTCGGGAAAATATATCTCGCGCCTGAATCGATCGGTATAAATGATGTTGTTGTAAGCGGCGAACGCGCTCCAATTTCATACGAAATTGACAGAAAGGTTATAAACGTCGGGGAGAATTTCTCGGCCTCTTCAGGAACCGCGGTGGATATTCTGGAAAATGTTCCGTCGGTAACAGTTGATATCGAAGGTAATGTAAGTTTGAGAGGGAGCTCTAATTTTAAGGTACTTATAGACGGCCGCCCATCGATACTTGATCCCGCAGATGCTCTGCAGCAGATTCCCGCAAGTTCGATTGAGAATATTGAGATTATCACAAATCCATCAGCGAAATACGATCCGGAAGGAACATCCGGTATTATCAATGTGATTTTGAAGAAGAGCAAGAACCAGGGGATTAGCGGTGTGTTTGAATTAAACGGAGGATTAAAAGATAAATACGGCGGAGAAGCGATCACCGACTATAAAGGGGAATCTTTCCAGGCGAATCTTGGCTTAAATTATAACAACCGCAACTTCGGCGGTACCCAGACTGAAAGGAGATGGACCAACGACGGATCGAAAACTTCTTATTACAATTCCGACGGCATTTCCTCGCGGGGAATGGAAAACTTCGGTATCCGGGGCTCGGTTTCATTAGACCTCGGCGAGCGCAGAACACTTCTTCTCGGAAGCCGGTACGGAACCAGGTCCCATTTCGGAAATTCATCACTTGATTATACCGAATGGAATTCTCTTAACACTTCTCAATTAAATCTCTTGAATAATTCCCTTGATGAAAGATCAGGAACCAATTTTACAATCTTTGCCAATTATAATCATCCCTTCGAAAGAAAGGGACACCAGTTAACAGCAGAGATCGATTACCGTTCCGGTACCTCCAATGAAGAAAATATTTACCGGTTATTGAACGGTACCGATATTCTAAACGGGCAGATAAATCTGGAGGAAGGACCCGGCAAAGAACTGGAAGCAAAAATTGATTATACTTTACCGTTTGAAAGCGATGCGCGTTTTGAAGCAGGTATCGACAGTGAACTTGAGTTCGACGTTGAGAGAACAGGAATGCTCAATTTCGATTCAGCATCCGGCAGTTTTATAAGAGATCCTCTTTTCGATAAAGATGTTTCTTACAACAAACAGGAAATCGCGATCTATTCGATGTACTCCGATAAACTCGGAAAGTTCGGCTACCAGATTGGTTTCAGGACAGAGCATACCGGACGTCAAATTGAATTGAACAATCAGAATCAGAGCTTCACGATTGATAAATGGGATTATTTCCCTTCAGCCCATATTTCATACGAGATAGCCCCAGGTCATCAGATGATGACAAGTTATACGAAAAGAATAAACCGCCCGCGCGGCTGGGAACTTGAACCGTTCGAAACATGGACAGACGCATACAGCGTCCGGGTCGGAAATCCGGCCTTGCTTCCCGAGTATATTGATTCTTATGAATTCGGTTATCAGACATTGTTGGGCAAAAGTGTTCTTTCTGCCGAAGCATATTACAGGATAACAAACAACAGGATTGAGAGAATTCAATCGGTTTACTCCGATAAAGTTACACGCCAGTCAGTCGACAACATCGGACAAGATTACGCACTAGGAACAGAATTGTTCTTCAATTTTGATCCGGTAAACAAATGGAATGTTAATCTGATGGCAAATCTTTATGATTACAGAATAGAAGGACTTCTCTACGGAGAAAGTTTTTCCAGAAAGAGCTTCAACTGGAATATCAGATTCAACAACACTATAAAAATCGGCGAATCAACCCAGATTCAATTCAATGCAAATTATAACAGTCCTTCTGTATCGGCTCAGGGTAAAAGAGAGGGATTTGTTTATGCAAATATCGCGGTCAGGCAGGAACTGCTGGATAATATGTTAACAGCAACACTGCAGGTAAGAGATCTCTTTGGAACAGCAAAGTATGAATATACTAATCAATCATTCGATTTTTACAACTACCGCTATTCCCATATGGAATCCCCGGTTGTTATGCTAAACCTCCGATTCAATTTCAACAATTATAAATCGAGAGATAGAGAAAACCGGAATGACGATATGCCGGGAGCCGGAGAGGAATTTTAG
- a CDS encoding PDZ domain-containing protein produces the protein MRKLFFSILFLLSFAANINAQIDARMLQYPDVSKTHIAFSYAGDLWTVPKEGGTATKLSSPNGQEIFPKFSPDGSKIAFTGNYDGNGDVYVIPTTGGVPVRVTNHGMLDRIIDWYPDGKNILYTSSKHSGKQRFSQFYKVSATGGLPEVLPIPYGEHASLSPDGKQIVYTNKTESFRTWKRYRGGDAADIWLFDLEKLSVDYIIVNPAGDELPMWSGRKIYFLSDRGPEIRMNIWSYNLDSKELKQVTKFTEFDIHFPSLGPSEIVFEAGGKLYLLNLSDEKYREVKVNVVTDAITLMPRTEKVSGMIQSLSLSPDGKRAMIEARGEVFNVPAENGAVLNFTKSPGVAERYPAWSPDGKYVAYWSDKSGEYELTIRDMEKPAEEKKLTSYGEGYRYNLYWSPNSKMIAFVDKAMDIKIYDMEKDKTYNVDKGKYWYHGNLSGFKPSWSSDSRWLAYENDLENRGSAIFIYDTKEQKLIQATSGFYSDSEPVFDPDGKYLYFLTSRNFAPVYSNFDNSFAYVNSTNLALVTLTEDIISPLAPKNDTTAVKKEDVKKEENKDAKKPEEKKDASKDVKITFDNFENRIVILPTTPGNFARLAAVSGKLIFHRNPNSGSSERNRPLFFYDIAKREEKKITDDVDFFSVSADGKKLAVYKSGTFAVIDVAENQKLDKKMPTAMMEMTVDPKLEWKQIFNDVWRLVRDLFYDENMHGVDWKEMGDRYGKLVDYCVTRWDLNYILGELISELNASHTYRGGGDTDEAEFRNVGYLGIDWEIANGAYRIKKIINGASWDSEERSPLSMPGLKVKAGDYILAVNGEPLNTNVAPWGAFEGLANKPVELTINNKPSLDGSWKILVQTMSNETRLRNLEWIEQNRKYVEEKTNGRVGYIYVPSTGVGDGQYELVRMFYAQFNKEALIIDERFNNGGQIPDRFIELLNRKPLAYWAVRDGENWQWPPVAHFGPKVMLINGWSGSGGDAFPDYFRKAGLGPIIGTRTWGGLIGITGAPALIDGGSLSVPTFRMYDPDGKWFKEGHGVDPDIEVIDDPSKLARGVDPQLERAVQEILKALEKNPYKEPKQPAYEKR, from the coding sequence ATGAGAAAGCTATTTTTTTCAATTTTGTTTCTATTATCGTTTGCGGCAAATATCAATGCCCAGATTGATGCTAGAATGCTTCAATATCCCGACGTTTCCAAAACCCACATCGCATTTTCATATGCAGGGGATCTTTGGACGGTTCCAAAGGAAGGAGGAACAGCAACAAAGTTGAGTTCTCCTAATGGTCAGGAGATCTTTCCTAAATTTTCTCCGGACGGTTCAAAAATTGCTTTCACCGGTAATTACGACGGGAACGGTGATGTTTATGTAATTCCAACAACCGGAGGTGTGCCTGTTCGAGTTACAAACCACGGTATGCTCGATAGAATCATCGACTGGTATCCGGACGGTAAAAATATTTTATACACATCTTCAAAGCACAGCGGCAAGCAGCGTTTCAGCCAGTTCTACAAAGTGTCTGCCACGGGAGGGTTGCCGGAAGTTCTTCCGATACCTTACGGTGAACATGCATCGTTATCGCCGGACGGCAAGCAGATTGTATACACAAACAAGACTGAATCCTTCCGTACCTGGAAACGTTACCGCGGCGGCGATGCTGCAGATATCTGGCTTTTTGATCTTGAGAAACTTTCTGTCGATTATATTATTGTGAATCCTGCCGGTGATGAACTACCGATGTGGAGCGGCAGAAAAATTTATTTCCTTTCCGACAGAGGCCCGGAAATCAGGATGAATATCTGGTCTTACAACCTCGACAGCAAAGAATTAAAACAGGTAACAAAATTCACCGAATTCGACATTCATTTCCCTTCGCTCGGTCCTTCCGAGATCGTATTTGAAGCCGGAGGAAAACTCTATCTTCTCAATCTATCCGACGAAAAATACCGTGAGGTAAAAGTTAACGTTGTTACAGATGCAATTACACTTATGCCTAGAACAGAAAAAGTCTCCGGTATGATTCAGAGTTTATCTCTTTCGCCGGACGGCAAAAGAGCAATGATCGAAGCCCGCGGAGAAGTATTCAATGTACCGGCTGAAAACGGCGCAGTCTTAAACTTTACAAAATCGCCGGGAGTTGCAGAGCGTTATCCCGCATGGTCGCCCGATGGAAAGTATGTTGCGTACTGGAGTGATAAATCCGGTGAGTATGAATTGACAATCCGTGATATGGAAAAACCCGCTGAGGAGAAGAAGTTAACATCATACGGTGAGGGCTACAGGTACAACTTGTACTGGTCTCCAAACAGCAAGATGATTGCTTTCGTTGATAAGGCGATGGATATTAAAATCTACGATATGGAGAAGGATAAAACTTATAATGTTGATAAAGGGAAATACTGGTATCATGGAAATCTCTCGGGGTTCAAACCGAGCTGGTCTTCCGACAGCAGATGGCTTGCTTATGAAAATGATTTAGAAAACAGGGGAAGCGCAATTTTTATTTACGACACTAAAGAACAGAAATTGATTCAGGCAACTTCCGGATTCTACAGCGACAGTGAACCGGTTTTCGATCCCGACGGAAAATATCTTTATTTTCTTACAAGCAGAAATTTTGCCCCGGTCTACAGCAATTTTGATAACTCATTTGCATATGTTAATTCTACCAATCTGGCTCTGGTTACATTAACAGAGGATATTATTTCCCCCCTCGCTCCGAAGAACGACACAACTGCGGTTAAGAAAGAGGATGTAAAGAAGGAGGAAAATAAAGATGCTAAGAAGCCTGAAGAAAAGAAGGATGCTTCAAAAGACGTTAAGATTACATTCGATAATTTTGAAAACAGAATTGTAATACTGCCAACAACTCCCGGAAACTTTGCGCGACTTGCCGCCGTATCCGGTAAATTGATTTTCCACAGAAATCCGAACAGCGGCAGTTCCGAAAGAAACAGACCTTTATTCTTTTATGATATTGCAAAACGCGAAGAGAAAAAAATTACTGACGATGTTGACTTTTTTAGTGTTTCCGCCGACGGTAAGAAATTAGCAGTTTATAAATCAGGCACTTTCGCGGTGATCGACGTTGCAGAAAATCAGAAGCTTGACAAAAAGATGCCGACAGCAATGATGGAAATGACTGTTGATCCAAAACTTGAGTGGAAGCAGATATTCAATGATGTTTGGCGGCTGGTAAGAGATCTCTTTTATGATGAGAACATGCACGGTGTTGACTGGAAAGAAATGGGTGACAGATACGGTAAACTGGTCGATTACTGCGTAACCCGCTGGGATCTCAATTACATTCTTGGTGAATTGATTTCCGAATTGAACGCATCGCATACATACCGTGGCGGCGGTGATACCGACGAAGCTGAATTCAGAAACGTAGGATATCTCGGTATCGATTGGGAAATAGCTAACGGCGCATACAGAATTAAGAAAATAATCAACGGTGCTTCCTGGGACAGCGAAGAACGTTCACCGCTATCAATGCCGGGTCTTAAAGTAAAGGCCGGGGATTATATCCTTGCTGTAAACGGAGAACCGCTTAATACCAATGTAGCGCCGTGGGGTGCTTTCGAAGGACTTGCAAACAAACCGGTTGAACTAACAATTAACAACAAACCTTCCCTGGACGGTTCCTGGAAAATACTGGTTCAAACCATGTCGAATGAAACACGCCTGCGCAACCTTGAATGGATTGAACAGAATAGAAAATATGTAGAAGAAAAAACAAACGGCAGAGTCGGTTACATTTATGTTCCGTCTACCGGGGTTGGCGACGGTCAATACGAACTGGTAAGAATGTTCTACGCACAATTCAACAAGGAAGCTTTAATAATTGACGAGAGATTCAACAACGGCGGACAGATTCCCGACCGGTTCATAGAACTTCTGAACAGGAAACCGTTAGCATACTGGGCAGTTCGGGACGGTGAAAACTGGCAATGGCCTCCGGTTGCTCACTTCGGTCCTAAAGTAATGCTGATTAACGGATGGAGCGGTTCAGGCGGCGATGCTTTCCCGGATTATTTCCGTAAAGCAGGACTCGGTCCGATTATAGGTACAAGAACATGGGGAGGATTAATCGGAATAACGGGTGCGCCGGCTCTTATTGACGGCGGAAGTTTATCTGTTCCAACTTTCAGGATGTACGATCCGGACGGTAAATGGTTTAAAGAAGGTCACGGTGTTGATCCTGATATTGAAGTAATTGATGATCCGTCTAAACTTGCAAGAGGAGTTGATCCTCAACTTGAAAGAGCTGTTCAGGAAATATTAAAAGCGCTTGAAAAGAATCCTTATAAAGAGCCGAAACAACCGGCTTATGAGAAACGATAA